The Oncorhynchus mykiss isolate Arlee chromosome 10, USDA_OmykA_1.1, whole genome shotgun sequence nucleotide sequence atttgatgaattgttcagcagtctatggcttggggttagaggCTTTTAAGGAGCCGTTTGatcctagacttggcgttccagTACCGTTTGCCGTGTggtagcatagagaacagtctctgtgcaactgggtactggacttcctgatggccgcccccaggtggtgagggtaggtaacaacgtctccaccccgctgatcctcaacactggggccccacaagggtgcgttctgagccctatccctaccctctcagtactggagagggtagtaagttttaagttcctcggcgtacacaccacgaacaaactgaattggtccacccacacagacagcatggcgaacctcaggaggctgaagaaatttggcttgtcaccaaaagcactcttttacagatgcacaatcgagagcatcctgttgggctgtatcaccgactggtacggcaactgctccgcccacaaccgtaaggctctccagagggtattgaggtctgcacaacgcatcacgggggcaaactacctgccctacaggacacctacaccacccgatgtcacaggaaggccataaagatcatcaaggacaacaaccacccgagccactgcctgttcactccgctatcatccagaaggcgaggtcagtacaggtgcatcaaagcagggaccgagagactgaaaaacagcttctatctcaaggccatcagactgttaaacagccaccactaacattgagtggctgctgccaacatactgactcaactccagccactttaataatggaaaaattaatacattttatatatcactagccactttaaacaatgccacttaatatgtttacacaccctacattactcatctcatatgtatatactgtactctataccatctactgtatcttgcctatgctgttctgtaccatcactcattcatatattcatatatacttcatcctttacacttgtgtgtataaggtagttgttgtgaaattgttaggttagatgactcgttggttattactgcattgtcggaactagaagcacaagcatttcgctacactcgcattaacatctgctaaccatgtgtatgtgacaaataaaatttgatttgatttctattCGGTGGCTCTCTTTTGTTGTCATGCAAAGACAGACTGACATGCATTAAAACATATCCAGCATCaaaggaacatttatttttttacgaGTGTCATGCATTCTTTTATAGTTTAATGGTGTTATCACAAAATGTTGAACTCTAATTAGTTTAactaaaatgtcatttttttccCGTTCTGGTGattcaatcacggattacaaaaagaaaaccagccctgtcacggaccaggatgtcttgctcccaggcagactaattaacttttttgcccgctttgaggacaatacagtgccactgacacggcccgcaactaaaacatgcggactctccttcactgcagccgaggtgagtaaaacatttaaacgtgttaaccctcgcaaggctgaaggcccagacggcatccccagccgcgccctcagagcatgcgcagaccagctggctggtgtgtttacggacatattcaatcaatccctatcccagtctgttgtgcccacatgcttcaagtgggccaccattgttcctgttcccaagaaagctaaggtaactgagctaaacgactaccgccccgtaccactcacttccgtcatcatgaagtgctttgagagactattcaaggaccatatcacctccaccctacctgacaccctagacccactccaatttgcttactgcccaaataggtccacagacgatgcaatctcaaccacactgcacactgccctaacccatctggacaagaggaatacctatgtgagaatgctgttcatcgactacagctcggcatttaacaccatagtgccctccaagctcgtcatcaagctcgagaccctgggtctcgaccccgccctgtgcaactgggtactggacttcctgacgggccgcccccaggtggtgagggtaggcaacaacatctccatcccgctgatcctcaacactggggccccacaagggtgcgttctgagccctctcctgtactccctgttcacccacgactacgtggccacgcacgcctccaactcaatcatgaagtttgcggacgacaaaacagtggtaggcttgattaccaacaacgacgagacggcctacagggaggaggtgagggccctcagagtgttgtgtcaggaaaataacctcacactcaacgtcaacaaaactaaggagatgattgtggacttcaggaaacagcagagggaacacccccctatccacatcgatggaacagtagtggagagggtagtaagttttaagttccttggcgtacacatcacagaaaactgaattggtccacccacacagacagcatcgtgaagaaggcgcagcagtgcctcttcaacctcaggaggctgaagaaatttggcttgtcaccaaaagcactcacaaacttctacagatgcacaatcgagagcatcctgtcgggctgtatcaccgcctggtacggcaactgctccgcccacaaccgtaaggctctccagaggttagtgaggtctgcacaacgcatcaccgggggcaaactacctgccctccaggacacctacaccacccgatgtcacaggaaggccataaagatcatcaaggacaacaaccacccgagccactgcctgttcaccccgctatcatccagaaggcgaggtcagtacaggtgcatcaaagctgggaccgagactgaaaaacagcttctatctcaaggccatcagactgttaaacagccaccactaacattgagtggctgctgccaacacactgactcaactccagccacttttaataatgggaattgatgggaaatgatgtaaaatatatcactagccactttaaacaatgctacctaatataatgtttacataccctacattgttcatctcaaatgtatatgtatatactgtactctatatcatctactgcatctttatgtaatacatgtatcactagccactttaactatgacactttgtttacatactcatctcatatgtatatactgcactcaataccatctactgtatcttgcctatgccgctctgtaccatcactcattcatatatctttatgtacatattctttatccccttacacctgtgtctaaggtagtagttttggaattgttagctagattacttgttggttattactgcattgtcggaactagaagcacaagcatttcgctacacttgcattaacatctgctaaccatgtgtatgtgacaaataaaatttgatttgatttgattctagaATGAACTATCGCGTGGCTTGGATGGGAGGTAGCGCTTTTTCCTGAAAAGTCATGCGCATTGAACACACGTGTCCCCCTCAGTCTCATTGCACACCGAAGATGGCGGACGTTGAAAGTAAGTGGTCTGCAGCCATTCTTTGCACAGCCTAACGGTACTATTTATTTAGCTGGCTACAAGTGCTACGCAATGGGAGGTGTGTAGCTAGTTACGATGTTTATTTACttggaaattgttgcatgttttttAGCAGCACTGCTGCACCCTCAACATGGAGGCATGGTCAAATAGGCGGCCACGTTCGCAATAGCCTTTGCTGATCTAGTGTAAACCGTGTGACTATCCAACTAGCTAGGTCTATGGCATATTTATTTACCTGCGTATGCTCCCAGATGGTTTTGCAACCTTGCCGAATTTTGTTAGCAAAATGACCAGCTAACTTTAGTTAGCTTAGCAAGTCGTAATAAGTAGCTAACCGTAGTAAGTTGCAAGTAGATTAATATAAGCATGTTCAGTTAACTAGCTCGTTAATTTGGCATATCCGAGTTATGTGGCTGTTTGTAGATATACAAGTTGCTGTGAACGCTGGCATAGTACCTCGTTTGGTCAAATTGGCCGTAAAGGCCTATTTTTTTTATACCATGTGCAGGCCGTAAAGGCCACGTGGGTGTGCCTTACCAAATCCAGTGTGGGCTTCCAATGATGGATGACTTGAACTACCGATAATTCTTACTCGCTATAACGATTTCTTCGTTGTCTGAAATGGCTCACAATAATGGTATGCGTATGGAGGTGAGATCTATTAGTTATCAACCACCACCTCTGAAAACGGGGGATCCCCCTGTATAAACGTCATGCCATGGAACGAAAAATGTAGTGATTAGTaacgtgtatctctctgtttTTGCTTTCAAGTGAACTCTGCCaaaaaacagaagaagaagaaggaaaagACAGTTTCTGATGATGAAGTTGGGGTAAGTCCTTATTATAATTGTTATGCTCCAGTTGGCTAAAAGCTTCTCACTGTTATAGATTAAAATGGTATGAaaatggtagtgtatattttcctaaatatatatatatctttttttacagGATATTCAGGAGAGTGGTGATTTCCTCATCAAACCAGAGTCCAAAGTTGCCAGTCTGGACACATCTCAGTGGCCATTGCTGTTGAAAGTGAGTTTTCTTTGTGCTTGTCATCTTATCTGTAGAAGCAGGATGCTGTATCTGAAGTGATGAACTTGTTTATCCATTCGCTGAGTGCTGCTGGGCCCTGGCATTGCAGCCTCCTGTGTCTGTTCTTGACTCAGGGGGTTCAGCGGCCTGACTCTATGCTTTTGTCCCCAGTGTTCTACTGGGGTAACTGTTGGGGCAGGTGTGCTGATGCACGTGTCAAGGGCCCGGTCACAACTAAGACGAGCGTAAACTCCTGATCACATGCACGTCCCTTTGCGGTTACATTTAGTTATTTGTAACTGTAATTAGTTTGTTTAATTCTAACTCATTGTGTTGCAGAATTTTGACAAACTCAACATTCGGACAGCTCACTACACACCTTTGCCGAATGGCTCAAACCCTTTGAAGAGGAGCATTCAGGATTATGTTCGGTAACCCTTGGTTCTTAATTATTTTCCTCTGTGTCAAATTTTTTATGAAGCCACATGATGAATGTAAATAGATTGCACTAGCACTCTGTGCAAAGATGACTTCTTATCTATCACCCTTGTCTGATGGCTCTACATGGATGCATTTGAAAGTATTGACGTCTTGTCTGTGATTTCATTTTGCTCCTCTTCTCTAACCCCATGTCGATCCATGTGATGTGCAGGACAGGCTTCATCAACTTGGACAAGCCTGCAAATCCCTCCTCTCATGAGGTGGTGGCCTGGATCCGACGTATCCTGCGAGTGGAGAAGACTGGCCACAGTGGCACCCTGGACCCCAAGGTGACCGGCTGCCTCattgtgtgtgtggacagagcCACGCGGCTGGTCAAGTCCCAGCAGAGTGCAGGTGAGTCGCCTTGTAAACCCAACCCCTTCCTGCTCGGACTGTTTACCTCCTGCTGGTTATGTAAACACATTAAGATTGGCCACTCCTTACTACTCTTCTGCCGTCTGTTTCAGGCAAAGAGTATGTGGGAATTGTTCGGCTGCACAATGCTATTGAGAATGAGCACACACTTGCTAGGGTAAGTTAATAGTTTGTCTTAGCATGGCTCAACGTTTTAATTTAACTGTAAAATAATACCTTTTCATATGAAGGTTTTTGACATGGATGTGAGATGATGAATGTGTTTATCCATTCTCTGAGTGCTTGCTAGGGTCCTGCTTTCTCTGTGGTGCGCATGTCTGTTTTAGCCATGAGTGTCTGCTGTGTCCCGGGATCCACTCTGCCACCTCAGTGTTCTACTGGGGCAGCTCATGCTGGAGCCAGGGGCAGGACTGGAGGGCCCTGCGATAACAAAGACGAGTTGACACACCTGATCACACATTAGAAAGGAAATGGGTGATATAACCGTGTTTTGGGAGTTCGTGGTTAATCCAACActtctttttcttctctctttttttcttttaggGAATAGAAACCCTCACAGGTGCCTTGTTCCAGCGGCCACCTCTCATCGCAGCCGTTAAGCGCCAGTTGAGAGTTAGGACCGTTTATGAAAGCAAACTCATTGAGTACGACCCAGAGAGGAGATTGGGTAAGGAATCTAATGCATTATTTCCTCATGCTCTGGGGGGGGCGGGGTGGTACTTTTAATACATGAAAGAAGCTGTTAGCATAGAGATAATAAACTAACTGTGCTTGTTGCAGGTATTTTCTGGGTGAGCTGCGAGGCGGGGACCTACATCAGGACCCTGTGTGTCCACCTGGGGCTCCTCCTTGGTGTTGGTGGTCAGATGCAGGAGCTGAGGAGAGTTCGCTCTGGTGTTCTGGGAGAGAGGGTGAGTCGCACGTCTTTCTCAATCCTTTGGCTGTGTCTTGTCAGTGGTTAAATTGAAGTCCAATGTGTTGAGTTCAGCTCTGGGCCTCTCCCCAGTTCCGGTAATTATTCATTGGCACAGAAATGGCATAGTGGCTCTGAGTAGGAAGTAGACATGCCCAGCCACTTGATTCCACTCTAGCCAGCATGTTATGGAAATTATATTTAGGCCTGTGTTctgtttgtgtcatgtatttTAGACTCCTTAAATGTTGGAACTTGTTCTCTGCAGGACAACCTGGTGACCATGCACGATGTGCTGGATGCTCAGTGGCAGTATGACCACAACAAGGACGAGACGTACCTGCGCAGAGTCATCTACCCACTGGAGAAGCTTCTGGTGTCGCACAAACGTTTGGTCATGAAAGACAGTGCAGTGAGTGATTTCGGCCTTGTCATTGATAGTCTGGGTGTCATTTTCAAACTGACCTTGTTTAGAGGACTGAACACGTCTTTAAATAAACTGTGTGGTTTATTTTCTCCCCAGGTGAATGCGATCTGCTATGGAGCAAAGATAATGTTGCCTGGTGTCCTACGATATGAGGATGGCATCGAGATGAACCAAGATATTGTGGTGATAACAACCAAAGGAGAGGCCATTTGTATAGGTGAGCAATAGAAATATGCTGTTCTGCAAAGCAATTGGGAGGTTTTTCCAAAAGGCCACATGATGATCTCATAGGCGGCATTAGCGCTTTGTGCAAAGATGACCTATTATCTATCACCCTTGACTGATGGCTTTGAAAAACCACATTTTCTCCATATACATGTTTTATGTTCGTGTCTCAAGTTTCCCCCTTTGATTTTTCAGCTACTGCCCTCATGACTACTGCAGTGATCTCCACGTGTGACCACGGTGTCGTGGCCAAGATAAAGAGGGTCATCATGGAACGCGACACCTACCCCCGCAAGTGGGGCTTGGGGCCCAAGGTATCACCTCTTGTGCAAGCTACTGGAAGTCTTCCCATTTTACAACTTTATGCTTTTAGTGCACATTGTTATTCTTCTTACTAGTAAGATTTTGATTTGTAATGAACAGGCCAGCCAGAAGAAGATGATGATCCAGAAGGGACTGCTGGACAAACGCGGCAAAGCCAACGACAGCACTCCATCAGACTGGAAGGATGGCTACGTAGATTACAGGTGTGAAGCCAGTCTAACAGGCGCTTGATGGAGCAGTGGTGTTGAAACCTACACGTTCTGGTTCTAGTCAGCAGACGGTTATCCCTTTCTGGTCTGCCCTGTGGTCTCTGAGGGAGTCAGTCTGCAACATCAACTCTCATAGCTCAGCAGAGGTCTGGTCATCTGTTCTGCATGTCTGGCAGCTGAGCTGTGTGAACATGCATAGTTATTATTTCCCACCCATGTGGGTTAACTTGTGAGGAACTTGATGACTAGTTTGTGGATGTAGGTGTATTTGTAAATTAAATACGGTATGCGTCTGAAACAGTGAGACATGTTGCCTTCTCATTTTCAGTGCGTCCAAGCCCAAGGCTGAAGAAACCGGCAATGGGGACGCAAAGGTATGCTAACACAAGTTTATACTCTGGTATTGCTGGCCACAggatgctgctgaggggagaacggctcataattaTGTCAGGAACGGagcaatggaatggcatcaaacacctggataCCGTGTGTTTGATACcttccactaattccgctccagtcattaccacggcCCCGTTCTcgccaattaaggtgccaccagcctcctgtggtattGGCACATGCCAAATAAGCAGTTTATTCCACATAAATTAAGCTCATGAGATGGACTAAATGACAATTTCTCAATCTttcagaggaagagggaagacaGCGATAGTGATGCTGCGGCAGCCTCAGCACCTTCCACTCCATTGGCAGAAGACCccaagaaggagaagaagaagaaaaagaaggaaaaaaagcAAAAACTGGAGCACCCAGCTGCAGAGGCGGCGgagccagcagcagagacagaaggagaggtgggTTTCTGCTGCTGGCCAGACTGGACAGCTGTATAATCTTGTGGCTAGAGAAGTTCTGGTCGTAGCAAGGGACATACTGACTTCATGTTTTTCGGCTGTAGTTTTTCAGTAACTATACTGGTAATGTACAGTGAGTTAATAATGTGCCATGCCTACGAGTGCACAACCAGTGCAGACAGTTATCCCTTTCCAACCTGCCTGTGGCTTCAGAGGGAGTCGGTCTGCTACATTATTGGGGGTGTGAGTCATTCGAGCATGTGAGCATCCGGTCATGTTGGGTCCTTACATTTTCCACATCTACTTTGTTAACAAGTCGCTACAGCCAACGTGCACTTAAACTGCAGAGAGCATTTTCCCTTAGAACTTTGAATTTCTTTCAACATTTACCCAAAGAATAACAAATCTCCTTATGCGCAGGTGGGCGAGAGtgccaagaagaagaaaaagaagaagaagaaggaagcgGATGCAGAAGCGGAGTGAAGAGCTTATGGACAATGAAAGGACCATAGAATTGTGAGGGTCCAGAATGTGTGCCTGCAGATATTTATCCTACAGATGCAGCAGGTGCTGAAGAGACAGCAGGCGGGGCAAGAACCGagtaacattttttgttttgttaatctGTCCAGAATGACCACAAATGGCGAATCATAAGGGGCTAGTCTTATGATCATACGGTTGTGACATCTCAACTAGAGCCATTCAGGCCCTACCCATGCCTGCGACATTCAGTCTACCCATATCCGGAACTTTCAGGCCTTTGCGCTACCCAAGCCCGATTGCTGCTTCCAAATTTAAAGCCCGGCCCTACCCGAAATCATCAGTAACTTCCTCTGTTAATAAATCCATTAGCGACTTCTATCTGTCACTCAGTCCCTGGGCACAAGGCAGCTGGCTCTACATGCACTCTGTGAATATCCACAGCAGCGGCTCCACTTAAGCTTCTCTGCTCAATAATCGAGACATGTTAAGTACTTTTGTCACACTAAACTCCAACTCAAGGAACATTTATTTTGTGAAATAAATCTCTTCGGGTGTTTATTTGTGGTTGAAGCACTTCTGACACAATATTCAGACTTTAGTCTGATGTGACTAATGTGCAGCAGAGCACTAGCAAGTGGCCCAGCTTAAAACATGTTAGTGATCAATTTAGTGATACCCATACCCTAGTTATTTTATGAGGGAAAACACAGGCCCAAACCTGATTTATAATGTTGTGGTTGGGTAGCAGAGCCCTGATTTCAACAATCCCTGTATGACCTTGCTTTTGTACTCCTTGTTTTTACATGTTTTAACTACTGTCCCTATGTGGACTTTGGTTTACTCTGGGCGTACCCTCGACTGTGTGAAATGCCACgggcattttttttttatattgtacTGTAAATACAAATGAGCTGTAATCATAAATTGACATTTGAAATGAAATGGTTTTTGTTATGCTGCCGTTGTCCTGTCTACCCAGTGTCTAGGATCTGAGGCTATTTTCTGCAGTATAATGACTTGCAGGGGGAGAGGTAGAATAATTGACTTTTGTATTCAGAAGTAGTTTTCACACCAGCTGATGGTGAAACATGACCAGTAATATGGTGTAGGAGGGAAATTGAATTCAGTTTGAAAGTGCGGTGTACCTTTCTGAGCTGAGACCATTTAATGAGGTCAACAAAATAATTCACGAGGAACATTGACAATTTAATGTAGAACACACGTTTTCCCTGTATTTTAATACATGACCATATGGCCAATATAGTTATGTAACATTTCACGACACCCTGTTTACAATTCAACCCGAGATAAGGATACTGATGATGAAACCCTGTCAGGTAAAGTGTTACGTTCACAGTAGTGGTCCTCTATGCATTCACATGCTAATAATCAGCTGCAGTCATATGGCACCCATCATTCAGCACCTGAAAAGCCAGAAGCACTAAGCTCTTACAAAGATTTAAAATATCCCTTTGTGAGTTTCATTCTACTTTCTGAAATAAAATGGTATCTTCTGTATTGCTTTTTTTTTATGCACTTGTGCAAAACTTATTGACAGTAACCATAGCGATTAGCTGCTACCCAAACCTGGTGGTGTATCAGTAATGCGTGGCCAGGTCTTGTGAAATTAAAACAGTTTTGTTAGACTGTTCTTCGGGGGTACACGGGTCAGTAGACCCAGGAAACCGGCACCCATTGTGGGGTGGAAGTGGCTTGCTCTATGGCCGCCTCCACTCCTTTCACACTCTCATCAACATCGTTGTTAACCAGCAGCACATCAAAGAAGTGTCTGTAGGTGGAGTGGATGGCATCTGACTCCTTCTGGATCGACTGCACAGCTTCCGACTACAAGACAAGGGACAGAGATGTTTCAGACTCCTGAGAGTTTCGGGACTTCATTACTTATTAGAAAGGTTGATATGGTATAAATGGTGCATTTTGAAAGGTCCTCAACAAATAGCCAAAATTCCTGGATGTGACGAATGAGCAGCAATGTACCTGGGTAGCTGAGTTGGTAGGTGCAATGAACACCACTAGAGGCGCAAAGTCTGCCGTCCGCAAAAGTTTCAATGTCTTGATCACAAGGAAAAACAAGCACCATGTTATTCATCTGACACAAATGAATTGCAATGCTAACCaacagtttttaaaaaaaatacaatatacatacaaatgtatgtggacaccccttcaaattagtggattcaactatttcagccacaccctttgctgacaggtatataaaatagacaaacatttgcagtagaatggccttcctgaacagctcagtgactttcaacatggcactgtcagATAGGATGCCAACAAGTCAGTttatcaaatgtctgccctgctacaccggtcaattgtaagtgctgtttttgtgaaatggaaatgtctaggagcaacaacggctcagccgcgaagtggtaggccacacaagctcacagaacagg carries:
- the LOC110533950 gene encoding H/ACA ribonucleoprotein complex subunit DKC1 isoform X1 — encoded protein: MRIEHTCPPQSHCTPKMADVEMNSAKKQKKKKEKTVSDDEVGDIQESGDFLIKPESKVASLDTSQWPLLLKNFDKLNIRTAHYTPLPNGSNPLKRSIQDYVRTGFINLDKPANPSSHEVVAWIRRILRVEKTGHSGTLDPKVTGCLIVCVDRATRLVKSQQSAGKEYVGIVRLHNAIENEHTLARGIETLTGALFQRPPLIAAVKRQLRVRTVYESKLIEYDPERRLGIFWVSCEAGTYIRTLCVHLGLLLGVGGQMQELRRVRSGVLGERDNLVTMHDVLDAQWQYDHNKDETYLRRVIYPLEKLLVSHKRLVMKDSAVNAICYGAKIMLPGVLRYEDGIEMNQDIVVITTKGEAICIATALMTTAVISTCDHGVVAKIKRVIMERDTYPRKWGLGPKASQKKMMIQKGLLDKRGKANDSTPSDWKDGYVDYSASKPKAEETGNGDAKRKREDSDSDAAAASAPSTPLAEDPKKEKKKKKKEKKQKLEHPAAEAAEPAAETEGEVGESAKKKKKKKKKEADAEAE
- the LOC110533950 gene encoding H/ACA ribonucleoprotein complex subunit DKC1 isoform X2; translation: MGVNSAKKQKKKKEKTVSDDEVGDIQESGDFLIKPESKVASLDTSQWPLLLKNFDKLNIRTAHYTPLPNGSNPLKRSIQDYVRTGFINLDKPANPSSHEVVAWIRRILRVEKTGHSGTLDPKVTGCLIVCVDRATRLVKSQQSAGKEYVGIVRLHNAIENEHTLARGIETLTGALFQRPPLIAAVKRQLRVRTVYESKLIEYDPERRLGIFWVSCEAGTYIRTLCVHLGLLLGVGGQMQELRRVRSGVLGERDNLVTMHDVLDAQWQYDHNKDETYLRRVIYPLEKLLVSHKRLVMKDSAVNAICYGAKIMLPGVLRYEDGIEMNQDIVVITTKGEAICIATALMTTAVISTCDHGVVAKIKRVIMERDTYPRKWGLGPKASQKKMMIQKGLLDKRGKANDSTPSDWKDGYVDYSASKPKAEETGNGDAKRKREDSDSDAAAASAPSTPLAEDPKKEKKKKKKEKKQKLEHPAAEAAEPAAETEGEVGESAKKKKKKKKKEADAEAE